Proteins encoded in a region of the Isoalcanivorax pacificus W11-5 genome:
- the miaB gene encoding tRNA (N6-isopentenyl adenosine(37)-C2)-methylthiotransferase MiaB, which produces MSRKLFIQTHGCQMNEYDSSRMADLLEGTHGLTPTDNPDEADVLLLNTCSIREKAQEKVFHQLGRWKQLKQRKPDLIIGVGGCVASQEGDAIRDRAPYVDVIFGPQTLHRLPALIQQASSTRGLAMDVSFPEIEKFDNLPEPSVDGPTAFVSIMEGCSKYCTFCVVPYTRGEEVSRPVAPVLAEIRHLAEQGVREVNLLGQNVNAYRGAGRHGETLDLADLILLVRDIDGIDRIRFTTSHPVEFSDSLIDVYAEVPELVSHLHLPVQSGSDRILAMMKRNHTALEYKSKIRRLRRIRPDLSLSSDFIIGFPGETDADFEATMNLIHDMNVDASFSFIYSARPGTPAADLPDDVPMEVKKQRLAILQQRIIQQAAEISRAMVGTRQRILVDGFSKKDPGQLKGRTENNRIVNFRSDDLDLIGHFATVTIAEAYANSLLGTDAVLDDTHVVTL; this is translated from the coding sequence ATGTCCCGCAAGCTGTTTATCCAGACTCACGGCTGCCAGATGAACGAGTATGACTCGTCGCGCATGGCTGACTTGCTCGAGGGCACGCACGGCCTCACGCCGACGGACAACCCGGACGAGGCGGACGTGCTGCTGCTGAACACCTGCTCGATCCGCGAGAAGGCACAGGAGAAGGTGTTCCACCAGCTCGGCCGCTGGAAGCAGCTCAAACAGCGGAAACCGGACCTGATCATCGGCGTCGGCGGCTGTGTGGCCAGCCAGGAAGGCGACGCCATCCGTGACCGGGCACCGTATGTGGACGTGATCTTCGGCCCGCAGACCCTGCACCGCCTGCCCGCCCTGATCCAGCAGGCCAGCAGCACCCGTGGCCTGGCCATGGACGTGAGCTTCCCGGAGATCGAGAAGTTCGACAATCTGCCGGAGCCGTCCGTGGACGGCCCCACCGCCTTTGTCTCGATCATGGAAGGCTGCTCCAAATACTGCACCTTCTGCGTCGTACCCTACACCCGTGGCGAGGAAGTCAGCCGCCCGGTGGCGCCGGTGCTGGCGGAAATACGCCACCTGGCCGAACAGGGCGTGCGCGAGGTCAACCTGCTGGGCCAGAACGTGAACGCCTACCGGGGCGCCGGCCGGCATGGCGAGACGCTGGACCTGGCCGACCTGATCCTGCTGGTGCGCGACATCGACGGCATCGACCGCATCCGCTTCACCACCAGCCACCCGGTGGAATTCTCCGACAGCCTGATCGATGTGTACGCGGAGGTGCCGGAACTGGTCAGCCACCTGCACCTGCCCGTGCAATCCGGTTCAGACCGCATCCTGGCGATGATGAAGCGCAACCACACTGCGCTGGAGTACAAGTCAAAGATCCGCCGCCTGCGCAGAATCCGCCCCGACCTGTCATTGTCATCAGACTTCATCATCGGCTTCCCGGGCGAGACCGACGCCGATTTCGAAGCCACCATGAACCTGATCCACGACATGAACGTCGATGCCAGCTTCAGCTTTATCTACAGCGCCCGCCCCGGCACCCCGGCCGCCGACCTGCCGGACGACGTGCCGATGGAAGTGAAGAAACAGCGGCTGGCCATCCTGCAACAACGCATCATCCAGCAGGCAGCGGAGATCAGCCGCGCCATGGTCGGCACCCGCCAGCGCATTCTGGTGGACGGCTTCTCGAAGAAAGACCCCGGCCAGCTCAAGGGCCGCACCGAGAACAACCGCATCGTCAATTTCCGCAGCGACGACCTCGACCTGATCGGCCATTTCGCCACCGTCACCATTGCCGAAGCCTATGCCAACTCACTGCTCGGCACCGACGCGGTACTGGATGACACCCACGTCGTCACGCTCTGA
- the cysP gene encoding thiosulfate ABC transporter substrate-binding protein CysP — translation MPRHTLLNTLLAAVAGAGLLFTVTARADQTLLNSSYDIARELFAAINPKFQQHWEAETGETVTINQSHGGTSRQAQAILQGLRADVVTYNQVTDIDMLAKRGLVAEDWQSKLPNNSSPYYSTTAFLVREGNPKNIRSWDDLVREDVRIVFPNPKTSGNGRYTYLAAWLFAHKQFDGDDAKIRDFMSKFLRNVAVFDTGGRGATVTFAERGIGDVLISFESEVRNIRREYGDGDYTVVVPPVSILAEFPVAVVDRVVDAQGTRKLAQAYLDYLYSPEIQRLLAEFSYRVHDPEVVKATADQFPEVELLRVEDVFGSWDAAQEQHFGRDAVLDQLQARGR, via the coding sequence ATGCCCAGACACACGCTGCTCAACACCCTGCTCGCCGCTGTGGCGGGTGCCGGCCTGCTGTTTACGGTGACCGCCCGGGCCGACCAGACGCTGCTGAACAGTTCCTATGACATCGCCCGCGAACTGTTCGCGGCGATCAATCCGAAATTCCAGCAACACTGGGAAGCGGAAACCGGCGAAACCGTCACCATCAACCAGTCCCACGGCGGCACCTCGCGCCAGGCACAGGCCATTCTCCAGGGCCTGCGCGCAGACGTGGTCACCTACAACCAGGTAACCGATATCGACATGCTGGCCAAGCGCGGCCTGGTCGCCGAAGACTGGCAATCGAAACTGCCGAACAACAGCTCGCCCTATTACAGCACCACGGCCTTCCTGGTCCGCGAAGGCAACCCGAAAAACATCCGCAGCTGGGACGATCTGGTGCGCGAAGACGTGCGCATCGTATTCCCGAACCCGAAGACTTCCGGCAACGGCCGTTACACCTACCTGGCCGCGTGGCTGTTTGCGCACAAGCAGTTCGACGGTGACGACGCAAAAATCCGCGACTTCATGAGCAAATTCCTGCGCAACGTGGCGGTATTTGACACCGGCGGCCGTGGCGCCACCGTGACCTTTGCCGAGCGCGGCATCGGCGACGTGCTGATCAGCTTCGAATCGGAAGTGCGCAACATCCGCCGCGAATACGGCGACGGTGACTACACCGTGGTGGTGCCGCCGGTGAGTATCCTGGCCGAGTTCCCGGTGGCCGTGGTGGATCGCGTGGTCGATGCCCAGGGCACCCGCAAGCTCGCGCAGGCCTATCTCGATTATCTGTACAGCCCCGAGATCCAGCGCCTGCTGGCCGAGTTCAGCTACCGTGTGCACGATCCGGAGGTAGTGAAAGCCACCGCTGACCAGTTCCCGGAAGTGGAACTGCTGCGCGTGGAAGATGTGTTCGGCAGTTGGGACGCCGCACAGGAACAACACTTCGGCCGCGATGCCGTGCTCGACCAGTTGCAGGCACGAGGACGCTGA
- the cysT gene encoding sulfate ABC transporter permease subunit CysT translates to MAASQLFFTRHPVLPGFTLSFGLSVLFIGLVILLPLSALFLYTSDLGWQEYWSIVSSPRVVATYRITLAAAFWASLINAALGLLLAWVLVRYRFPGRRLMDSLVDLPFALPTAVAGITLSTLFASNGWLGQGFDWFGIKIAYAFPGIVIAMSFTSLPFVVRAVQPVLEDLGPEYEEAAHTLGATQGQAFRHVVLPHLRPALLTGTALAFIRSLGEFGAVIFIAGNLPFETEITSLMIFVRLQEYDYPAATAIASVVLLASLVLLFGVQLLQGRYLTRLRGG, encoded by the coding sequence TTGGCCGCTTCACAGCTGTTCTTTACCCGCCACCCGGTACTGCCGGGGTTCACGCTCAGCTTCGGGCTGAGCGTGCTGTTTATCGGCCTGGTGATCCTGCTGCCGCTGTCGGCGCTGTTTCTGTACACCAGCGACCTGGGATGGCAGGAGTACTGGAGCATTGTTTCCAGTCCACGGGTGGTGGCGACCTATCGCATCACGCTGGCCGCCGCCTTCTGGGCGTCGCTGATCAACGCCGCACTCGGCCTGCTGCTGGCCTGGGTGCTGGTGCGCTATCGCTTCCCCGGCCGTCGCCTGATGGATTCCCTGGTCGACCTGCCGTTTGCGCTGCCCACCGCCGTGGCCGGCATCACCCTGTCCACACTGTTTGCCAGCAACGGCTGGCTGGGCCAGGGGTTTGACTGGTTCGGCATCAAGATTGCCTACGCCTTCCCCGGCATCGTCATTGCCATGAGCTTCACCAGCCTGCCGTTCGTGGTACGCGCCGTGCAGCCAGTGCTGGAAGATCTGGGCCCGGAATACGAAGAAGCCGCCCACACCCTTGGCGCCACCCAGGGCCAAGCGTTCCGGCACGTGGTGCTGCCGCATCTGCGCCCGGCACTGCTGACCGGCACGGCGCTGGCGTTTATCCGCAGCCTGGGCGAATTCGGCGCGGTGATTTTTATTGCCGGCAACCTGCCGTTTGAAACCGAAATCACTTCGCTGATGATCTTTGTGCGATTGCAGGAATACGACTACCCGGCCGCCACCGCCATCGCCTCGGTGGTGTTGCTGGCGTCACTGGTGCTGCTGTTCGGCGTGCAGCTGTTGCAGGGCCGGTACCTGACACGGCTGCGGGGAGGCTGA
- the cysW gene encoding sulfate ABC transporter permease subunit CysW — translation MHTPRTWRQWLLVLLAAGLVFAMLVLPLVLIFSKAFGAGWDMVLSNLADRDMRQAIRLTLIAALITVPVNLLFGILLAWCVTRYDFRGRKLLVTLIDIPFAMSPVVAGLCYLVVYGLESAIGGWLYDHGIQLMFAWPGIVMVTIFVTCPYVARVLIPLMESQGSDEEEAALLLGASGWQTFFYVTLPNIKWALLYGVVITNARAVGEFGAVSVVSGAIRGQTLTLPLHVELLHQDYNTVGAFTAAALLASMALLTLVLKTLMEWRQQRQRREHQQQIETA, via the coding sequence ATGCACACGCCCCGTACCTGGCGCCAATGGCTGCTGGTGCTGCTTGCCGCCGGCCTGGTATTTGCCATGCTGGTGCTGCCGCTGGTGCTGATTTTCAGCAAGGCATTCGGTGCCGGCTGGGACATGGTGCTGAGCAACCTGGCGGACCGGGACATGCGCCAGGCCATCCGCCTGACGCTGATCGCCGCGCTGATCACGGTGCCGGTGAATCTGCTGTTCGGCATCCTGCTGGCCTGGTGTGTCACCCGTTATGATTTCCGTGGCCGCAAGCTGCTGGTGACGCTGATCGATATTCCGTTCGCGATGTCGCCGGTGGTCGCCGGCCTCTGCTATCTGGTGGTGTATGGTCTGGAAAGTGCCATTGGCGGCTGGCTGTACGATCACGGCATCCAGCTCATGTTCGCCTGGCCCGGCATTGTCATGGTGACCATTTTTGTGACCTGCCCGTATGTGGCCCGCGTGCTGATCCCGCTGATGGAAAGCCAGGGCAGCGACGAGGAAGAAGCCGCCCTGCTGCTCGGCGCCAGCGGCTGGCAGACGTTCTTTTATGTCACGCTGCCGAATATCAAATGGGCGCTGCTTTACGGTGTGGTGATCACCAATGCCCGTGCGGTGGGCGAGTTCGGGGCGGTGTCGGTGGTGTCCGGGGCCATTCGCGGCCAGACGCTGACACTGCCGCTGCACGTAGAGTTGCTGCACCAGGACTACAACACTGTCGGCGCCTTTACGGCAGCGGCGCTGCTGGCCTCCATGGCGCTGCTCACCCTGGTCCTGAAAACCCTGATGGAATGGCGCCAGCAGCGGCAACGGCGCGAGCATCAACAGCAGATCGAGACAGCATGA
- a CDS encoding sulfate/molybdate ABC transporter ATP-binding protein, translating to MSISLQQISKSFGSFSALTDISLEIPGGSLVGLLGPSGSGKTTLLRIIAGLERADRGRVLFDGQDVTGLPVQKRRVGFVFQQYALFRHMTVFDNVGFGLRMLPRAERPSREARRARIMELLTMVQLDHLASRYPSQLSGGQRQRVALARALAVKPSVLLLDEPFGALDAKVRKELRRWLRHLHEQMAVTSVFVTHDQEEAMEVSDQVVVMSQGHIEQIGSPRTVYEEPASRFVFDFLGHINALSGRYQDGRWENGDAWLQLPGNGCPHGNLTFYLRPHEATLAHTPAADAHLPVQVDELSVFGATVKLELSPRGWQAEALEVELPREEFLALAPERKQALFLRPRHLQSITADGGLGPVLDMQG from the coding sequence ATGAGCATTTCCCTGCAGCAGATCAGCAAGTCCTTCGGCAGCTTCAGCGCGCTGACGGACATCTCCCTGGAGATTCCCGGCGGCAGCCTGGTGGGGCTGCTGGGGCCCTCCGGCTCCGGCAAGACCACCTTGCTGCGCATCATCGCCGGGCTGGAACGGGCCGACCGGGGCCGTGTGCTGTTCGACGGCCAGGACGTCACCGGCCTGCCGGTGCAGAAACGCCGGGTCGGCTTCGTGTTCCAGCAGTACGCCCTGTTCCGCCACATGACGGTGTTCGACAACGTCGGCTTCGGCCTGCGCATGCTGCCGCGCGCCGAGCGCCCGTCCCGTGAGGCGCGCCGCGCGCGCATCATGGAGCTGCTGACGATGGTGCAACTGGATCATCTGGCCAGCCGTTACCCTTCGCAGTTGTCCGGTGGCCAGCGCCAGCGTGTGGCGTTGGCCCGCGCCCTGGCCGTCAAGCCGTCAGTGCTGCTGCTGGACGAGCCGTTCGGCGCCCTGGATGCCAAGGTGCGCAAGGAACTGCGCCGCTGGCTGCGCCACCTGCATGAGCAGATGGCCGTTACCAGTGTGTTCGTGACCCACGACCAGGAAGAGGCGATGGAAGTCTCCGATCAGGTGGTGGTGATGAGCCAGGGGCATATCGAGCAGATCGGTTCACCGCGTACCGTCTATGAAGAACCCGCCAGCCGCTTTGTGTTCGATTTTCTTGGCCATATCAATGCGTTGTCCGGCCGCTATCAGGACGGCCGCTGGGAAAACGGTGACGCCTGGCTGCAACTGCCCGGCAATGGCTGCCCGCACGGCAACCTGACCTTCTACCTGCGCCCGCACGAAGCCACCCTGGCGCACACGCCCGCCGCCGATGCCCACCTGCCGGTGCAGGTGGACGAACTCAGCGTGTTTGGCGCCACAGTGAAACTGGAGTTGTCACCGCGCGGCTGGCAGGCCGAGGCGCTGGAAGTGGAACTGCCACGGGAGGAATTCCTGGCCCTGGCACCGGAGCGCAAGCAGGCGCTGTTCCTGCGTCCGCGTCACCTGCAATCAATCACCGCTGACGGCGGCCTGGGGCCGGTCCTGGACATGCAGGGCTGA
- a CDS encoding PhoH family protein: MNTQVASRKLNLEPYDSRRLANLCGKLDENIQQISRRLGIDIANRGNEFTLSGDMGAVQTASNVISLLYDETGEGLDITPEVVHLHLQGAGAQRQPAGGNTVEFPTDDLVIRTKRARIRPRGEHQKEYIRSIRRHDINFGIGPAGTGKTWLAVACAVDALERGEVQRIVLVRPAVEAGEKLGFLPGDLAEKIDPYLRPLYDALYEMLSFEQVGKLMERDVIEVAPLAYMRGRTLNNSFIILDESQNTTMEQMKMFLTRLGFGSKAVITGDMTQVDLPRHIGSGLVHAITVLADEPDIGITRFDSRDVVRHPLVQRIVDAYERYERDTGSDS, translated from the coding sequence TTGAATACGCAAGTCGCTTCACGAAAGCTCAACCTTGAGCCGTATGATTCCCGCCGCCTTGCCAACCTGTGTGGCAAGCTCGACGAAAACATCCAGCAGATCTCGCGCCGCCTGGGCATTGATATCGCCAACCGGGGCAATGAGTTCACGCTGTCGGGTGACATGGGTGCCGTGCAGACAGCCTCCAATGTCATCAGCCTGCTGTATGACGAAACCGGCGAAGGCCTGGACATCACGCCCGAGGTCGTCCACCTGCATCTGCAGGGTGCCGGTGCCCAGCGCCAGCCTGCGGGCGGCAATACCGTGGAATTCCCCACCGACGATCTGGTGATCCGCACCAAACGCGCGCGCATCCGGCCCCGCGGCGAGCACCAGAAAGAATACATCCGCAGCATTCGCCGTCACGACATCAACTTCGGTATCGGCCCGGCCGGCACCGGCAAGACCTGGCTGGCGGTGGCCTGCGCGGTGGACGCCCTCGAACGTGGCGAAGTACAGCGTATTGTGCTGGTGCGCCCGGCGGTGGAAGCCGGCGAGAAACTCGGCTTCCTGCCCGGTGACCTGGCGGAAAAGATTGACCCGTACCTGCGCCCGCTCTACGACGCGCTGTATGAAATGCTGAGCTTTGAGCAGGTCGGCAAACTGATGGAGCGCGACGTCATCGAAGTTGCGCCGCTGGCCTACATGCGCGGCCGCACACTGAACAACAGCTTCATCATTCTTGATGAAAGCCAGAACACCACCATGGAACAGATGAAAATGTTCCTGACTCGTCTGGGATTCGGCTCCAAGGCCGTCATCACCGGCGACATGACCCAGGTGGACCTGCCGCGCCATATCGGCTCCGGCCTGGTCCACGCCATCACGGTACTGGCCGATGAACCCGATATCGGCATCACCCGTTTCGACAGCCGCGACGTCGTGCGCCACCCGCTGGTGCAGCGCATCGTCGACGCCTATGAGCGCTATGAACGCGATACCGGTTCCGACAGTTGA
- the ybeY gene encoding rRNA maturation RNase YbeY produces MNAIPVPTVEVQLGEQIDALPDAIDDQRLGEWAAAAARGAGGAMGEITLRIVSPEESRALNHDYRGKDAPTNVLSFPFEMPEGIPVEHQDLILGDIAICADVVAREAAEQDKLPEAHWAHMVVHGVLHLLGFDHIEDDEAADMEALETRILIALGFPDPYLTAAAAAAPDCLTLQAME; encoded by the coding sequence ATGAACGCGATACCGGTTCCGACAGTTGAAGTGCAGCTGGGCGAGCAGATCGACGCCCTGCCTGATGCGATAGACGACCAGCGCCTGGGCGAGTGGGCGGCTGCGGCAGCCCGTGGCGCCGGCGGCGCCATGGGCGAGATCACACTGCGTATCGTCAGCCCGGAAGAAAGCCGCGCGCTGAATCACGACTACCGTGGCAAGGATGCACCCACCAATGTGCTGTCGTTTCCGTTCGAGATGCCGGAAGGCATTCCGGTGGAACATCAGGACCTGATTCTGGGTGACATCGCCATCTGCGCCGACGTGGTCGCCCGCGAAGCCGCCGAGCAGGACAAGCTGCCGGAGGCACACTGGGCGCACATGGTGGTACATGGCGTACTGCACCTGCTCGGCTTCGATCACATCGAAGACGATGAAGCCGCAGACATGGAAGCACTGGAAACCCGCATCCTGATCGCGCTGGGCTTCCCCGACCCTTACCTCACGGCGGCCGCTGCGGCCGCGCCAGACTGTCTCACCCTGCAAGCAATGGAGTAA
- a CDS encoding HlyC/CorC family transporter — translation MPEDHSDSGTPGRSWLDRITQFFSGEPGNRDDLLELIRSLRERDILDVDTLGIIEGALQVSSMQVRDIMVPRAQMIPIRANTHPRDFLPVIIECAHSRFPVLGDDPDEVIGVLLAKDLLPLVLDPSRMERFNIKDHIRQAFIIPESKRLDSLLRDFRVSRNHMAIVVNEYGGVAGLVTIEDVLEQIVGEIEDETDVEDDDYLIKELDNDEYTVKALIPIEDFNEHFGCAFSDEEFDTIGGLVMQKFGRLPERNEQVTIGDFQFTVLNADARTIRLLRVTPLLATQEN, via the coding sequence ATGCCGGAAGATCATTCCGATTCAGGCACCCCGGGCCGAAGTTGGCTCGACCGGATCACGCAGTTTTTTTCCGGCGAGCCCGGCAACCGCGACGACCTGCTGGAGCTGATCCGCTCCCTGCGCGAGCGTGACATCCTGGATGTCGACACCCTGGGCATCATCGAAGGCGCCCTGCAGGTCTCGAGCATGCAGGTGCGCGACATCATGGTGCCCCGTGCACAAATGATCCCGATCCGCGCCAACACCCATCCCCGGGATTTTCTCCCGGTGATCATCGAGTGCGCCCATTCCCGTTTCCCGGTACTCGGCGACGACCCGGACGAGGTCATCGGCGTGCTGCTGGCCAAGGACCTGCTGCCGCTGGTGCTGGACCCGTCGCGCATGGAGCGCTTCAACATCAAGGATCACATCCGCCAGGCGTTCATCATTCCCGAATCGAAACGGCTGGACTCGCTGCTGCGGGATTTCCGCGTCAGCCGCAACCACATGGCCATCGTGGTGAACGAATACGGCGGCGTCGCCGGCCTGGTCACCATTGAGGATGTGCTGGAGCAGATCGTCGGCGAGATCGAGGATGAAACCGACGTCGAGGACGACGATTACCTGATCAAGGAACTCGACAACGACGAGTACACCGTCAAGGCGCTGATCCCGATCGAGGATTTCAACGAGCATTTCGGCTGCGCCTTCAGTGACGAAGAGTTCGATACCATCGGCGGGCTGGTGATGCAGAAATTCGGCCGCCTGCCGGAGCGCAACGAACAGGTCACCATCGGTGATTTCCAGTTCACCGTGCTCAATGCCGATGCCCGCACCATCCGCCTGCTGCGCGTCACACCGCTGCTCGCCACCCAGGAAAACTGA
- a CDS encoding rhomboid family intramembrane serine protease yields the protein MIPLPQRPIAGLSTLPWLSLGFLLLTLGLLLGWQGLRDDDERALQAWYNDSGLLALEQPAYLSWLRLHGQVDKAWAVERDPVDEQGRHSLWHFRQLAFDPAFAAHNRATVAGQDIPYWHGAELTRWQQLRDQFEHRAATLPRQRAGLNPADTRPATLLTVHFTSNGLLGWLLCALVLLPFAWALEGTLGWRRMLMLWPLSAVLAGALSGILLRPDHQLLLGGQVMVSAAVGMYLGLFGRERLRFLLPGRNQTPEWPAWLLLPFWLVLPATAPMLGQSWLPPVLGLLCGAALVQLARMPDMSLFEEQDSEDDPGERDGLRHHLTGGWAALGSMQFRDAEQHFLAAVRLAPTHFNALCGLYQVRKLRPQEVDFLATASRLLTLPLVDDGERRQQHALWREAQQLCGDALRLNTATRLQLARQFASVDALDDAEALLHALPEDAHPHAVIAAQRALGEGFTRRGNHNKARHYLARADAVTD from the coding sequence ATGATACCGTTACCACAACGGCCGATTGCCGGGCTGTCCACATTGCCCTGGCTGAGCCTTGGTTTCCTGTTGCTGACACTGGGCCTGCTGCTGGGCTGGCAGGGCCTGCGCGACGATGACGAACGCGCCTTGCAGGCCTGGTACAACGACAGCGGCCTGCTCGCCCTCGAACAACCCGCCTACCTTTCCTGGCTGCGTTTGCATGGCCAGGTCGACAAGGCCTGGGCCGTGGAACGCGATCCCGTCGATGAGCAAGGCCGCCACAGCCTGTGGCACTTTCGCCAGCTCGCCTTCGACCCGGCGTTTGCCGCTCACAACCGTGCTACGGTGGCAGGGCAGGACATCCCCTACTGGCACGGTGCCGAACTCACCCGCTGGCAACAGTTGCGCGATCAGTTCGAACACCGCGCCGCCACCCTGCCGCGCCAACGCGCCGGCCTGAACCCCGCCGACACCCGCCCGGCCACCCTGCTCACCGTGCATTTCACCAGCAACGGCCTGCTCGGCTGGCTGCTCTGCGCGCTGGTACTGCTGCCGTTTGCCTGGGCGCTGGAAGGTACGCTTGGCTGGCGCCGCATGCTCATGCTCTGGCCACTGTCCGCCGTGCTTGCCGGGGCACTCAGCGGCATCCTGCTGCGCCCCGATCACCAGTTGCTGCTCGGCGGACAGGTGATGGTGTCCGCCGCCGTCGGCATGTACCTCGGCCTGTTCGGACGCGAGCGGCTGCGCTTCCTGCTGCCAGGCCGCAACCAGACACCGGAATGGCCCGCCTGGCTGTTACTGCCATTCTGGCTGGTGCTGCCTGCCACCGCCCCGATGCTCGGCCAGTCCTGGCTGCCGCCAGTGCTGGGCCTGTTATGCGGTGCGGCGCTGGTACAGCTGGCGCGCATGCCGGATATGTCACTGTTCGAGGAACAGGACAGCGAAGACGACCCAGGCGAGCGCGATGGCCTGCGCCACCATCTCACCGGTGGCTGGGCCGCGCTGGGCAGCATGCAGTTTCGTGATGCCGAGCAACATTTCCTTGCTGCGGTACGTCTGGCGCCGACGCATTTCAATGCGCTGTGCGGCCTGTATCAGGTGCGCAAGCTACGGCCGCAAGAAGTGGATTTCCTGGCCACGGCCAGCCGGCTGCTGACGCTGCCACTGGTCGACGATGGCGAGCGCCGCCAGCAACACGCACTGTGGCGCGAAGCACAGCAATTGTGTGGTGATGCACTGCGGCTGAATACTGCCACGCGGCTGCAACTGGCGCGGCAGTTCGCCAGTGTGGATGCACTGGACGACGCAGAAGCACTGCTCCATGCACTACCTGAAGATGCGCATCCGCACGCCGTGATCGCGGCGCAGCGCGCCCTCGGCGAAGGTTTTACCCGGCGCGGCAACCACAACAAGGCCCGCCATTATCTGGCCCGCGCGGACGCCGTGACGGATTGA
- a CDS encoding tetratricopeptide repeat protein, protein MKQTCKYHPGTAAQWYCPRDGIAFCDDCVGGEGEQARSLLSNKSLEPLTPVLARTPFWMILPFFLRYPLAPTAALVLLLAALPLALLSAHPAGWVLAALLWLVPLRYAAQALLALSRGHFDAPPLTALAGPEGWPLTVGMAVIMAVTVGTLLLLAWQVDVRAFWPALLMALFLLPSVLLSLLRAGSLPAALKIIHQPWLVLGVHGLAMTALVMLIGGLAAAAGLMLADLLPLWLAAPLTGWLGGAAFFVLVAMLGYLACQWQEELDMPTPARLRRERRRRHRRPEDERRLEVLLREGRYDKVKGILRARLDKQPQALALQEQLMQLLFATADHDAVLAQAEGWLLALLKHDQAFRVADIMRQLRTLDEKYRPQDPALCADIAGLLREAGQPRQALWLLQDLHQRAPEWPGLPQAYLLLASILAADLQLPAKAEQFIRFVESRFRQPQFRTLARECRETLQLPAG, encoded by the coding sequence ATGAAACAGACCTGCAAGTACCATCCGGGTACGGCGGCGCAATGGTATTGCCCGCGTGACGGGATTGCTTTCTGCGATGACTGCGTCGGTGGGGAGGGAGAGCAGGCGCGCAGCCTGCTCAGTAACAAGTCGCTTGAGCCGCTGACACCGGTGCTGGCGCGCACGCCATTCTGGATGATCCTGCCGTTTTTCCTGCGCTATCCGCTGGCGCCGACGGCGGCGCTGGTGCTGCTGCTGGCGGCGTTGCCGTTGGCGCTGCTGAGCGCACATCCGGCTGGCTGGGTGCTGGCGGCGCTGTTGTGGCTGGTGCCGCTGCGTTACGCCGCACAGGCGTTGCTGGCGTTGTCACGCGGTCATTTCGACGCACCGCCATTGACGGCGCTTGCGGGGCCGGAGGGCTGGCCGTTAACCGTCGGTATGGCCGTGATCATGGCGGTGACGGTGGGGACGCTGTTGTTGCTGGCCTGGCAGGTTGATGTGCGGGCGTTCTGGCCGGCGTTGCTGATGGCGCTGTTTCTGCTGCCGTCGGTGTTGCTGTCGCTGTTGCGTGCGGGATCGTTGCCGGCGGCTCTGAAGATCATTCATCAACCCTGGCTGGTACTCGGCGTGCACGGACTGGCGATGACGGCGCTGGTGATGCTGATCGGGGGGCTGGCTGCTGCTGCCGGACTGATGCTGGCAGATCTGTTGCCGTTGTGGCTGGCGGCACCGCTGACGGGCTGGCTCGGCGGTGCGGCGTTTTTTGTGCTGGTGGCCATGCTGGGTTATCTGGCCTGCCAATGGCAGGAAGAACTGGATATGCCGACGCCGGCGCGGTTGCGCCGCGAACGCCGTCGTCGCCATCGGCGTCCGGAAGACGAGCGCCGGCTGGAAGTGCTGTTGCGCGAAGGACGCTACGACAAGGTGAAAGGCATCCTGCGCGCGCGGCTGGACAAGCAGCCACAAGCCCTGGCGTTGCAGGAGCAGTTGATGCAGTTGCTGTTCGCCACGGCGGATCACGATGCAGTGCTGGCGCAGGCGGAAGGCTGGCTGCTGGCCTTGCTGAAACACGACCAGGCATTTCGTGTCGCGGACATCATGCGCCAACTGCGCACGCTGGATGAAAAGTACCGGCCGCAGGACCCTGCCTTGTGTGCGGACATTGCCGGCCTGCTGCGTGAGGCCGGACAACCGCGTCAAGCGCTATGGCTGTTGCAGGATCTGCACCAGCGCGCGCCGGAATGGCCGGGTTTGCCGCAGGCTTATTTATTGCTGGCGAGCATTCTCGCCGCTGACCTGCAATTGCCGGCGAAGGCGGAGCAATTTATCCGTTTTGTGGAAAGCCGTTTCCGGCAGCCGCAGTTCCGCACGCTGGCGCGGGAGTGCCGTGAGACGCTGCAACTGCCGGCAGGATGA